The DNA segment ATATACCGAACCTGTTGGATTGTTTGGGTTGATGATGACAATACCGCGAGTATGTGCAGTAATCTTCGATTCCATATCCGCAATATCAGGATACCAGTGATTTTCTTCATCGCATTTGTAATGAACAGCCTGTCCACCTGCTAGATTGACTGACGCCGTCCACAGTGGATAATCCGGCATTGGAATCAACATTTCATCGCCACTATTCAGTAAGGCTTGCATGGACATGACGATTAATTCAGAAACACCATTACCAATATAGACGTCATTGACGTTGACGGCTTCGGTCATCCCTTTTTGTTGGTAATACTGTAAGACTGCCTTACGGGCAGAGAATATTCCCTTAGAGTCGCTATAGCCAACTGCATTCGGAAGATTAAATGCGATATCAGATAAGATTTCTTGTGGTGCTTCAAAGCCAAATGGGGCAGGGTTGCCAATATTCAGTTTAATAATTTTATGCCCTTGTTCCTCCATCGCATTCGCCGCTTTAAGCAAAGGTCCTCGAATGTCATAGCAAACTTTGTCTAGTTTTGAAGATTTATTAATAGAACGTGACATGGTTGGTCTCTTTGTGTCAGAGGTGATAGAGGTTGCAGTTATTGAATTTGAATGACTGATTGTTTGTGGTATTTTTTTTTGTTGCTTTAGCTCATCAAGTTTGATTTCTATTTTTTTTCTAAGTTGATGTTTGTATGTCTGTGTTTCAGCATCATCTTCAGGATGAGCTGTAATATTTTGCATTAATAAGGTAGATAGTTCTAGGCTATCTATCTTTATGGTTCCTAGATTTTTGGACTTCGTTCTTTTTTTATCTGCATCATATCCAGCATATACAAGAACTTGAATGTGATTTTTTTTGTTAACAAAATACATGAAGCCCTCCGTAGAGCCTAGTAAAGCATCTAATTTCAGATAAAGTATCACGGTAGATAGTTAATATCAATCTCTAAATAGTCGGGACGATGGTTGCAAGCACAAATAGACAACACTATTTTGGTAGTTTGGAAGGGTCACTATCTGTCTAATTTTCTTGCTATCTATCTTTTGCGGTTTGTTTTCAAGGAGGTTCTCTGAATTAACCGATTTAACACACGCTTAGATTTGAATTTATGGCAAAGTTAACCAAAGCAATCTGAGTGTTTAGGCAATAGTTTTAATTTAATAGAGGTGCCCGTATGGCAATCCAGAAAACAGAGCAGGAGTGGAAGCAAGAGCTTTCGCCTGAAGACTTTCATATCTTACGTGAAAAAGGTACTGAGCCTGCATTTACAGGGATTTATTGGGATAATCATGCCGCAGGGATTTATCGTTGCAAGGCATGCAATGTCGAGCTGTTTGAATCTACCAGTAAATACGATTCAGGCTGTGGTTGGCCGAGCTTTACTCGTCCGTTTGATGAGCATGTTATTGATGAGCACGAAGACTTAAGTTTTGGTCGTGTTCGCACTGAGGTTACTTGCCATAATTGCGGCGGGCATCTTGGTCATGTGTTTCCTGATGGTCCACAAGATCAGGGCGGCTTGCGATATTGTATAAATTCAGCATCCATAAAACTGGATGAGGAAAAGTAATCAAGGTAAACTCTATGTGGTTAAGCTATTTCATTTAATGAAGTGAACAAGGACATTAAAAATGACAACCGTATATGATTTTAGTGCTGAAAAACTTGAAGGTGGTGAGCAGAGTCTTGCAGATTACAGGGGTAAAGTTCTATTGATTGTAAATACCGCAAGTAAGTGTGGATTTACTCCGCAGTTTGAGGGGTTAGAGCACGTATTCAAAGAATACCAAGATCGTGGTTTAGTAGTTTTGGGTTTCCCATGTAATCAGTTTGCCTCTCAAGATCCAGGTTCAAACACTGAAATCGGAGAGTTCTGCCAACGCAATTATGGTGTCAGCTTCCCGATGTTTGCCAAAGTTGATGTGAATGGCGATGACGCGCATCCACTCTATAAATACCTGACAAAAGAAGCGAAGGGCATTTTGGGTACTGAAGCTGTGAAGTGGAATTTTACCAAGTTTTTGGTTGGTAAGGACGGTAATGTGATTGACCGTTATGCGTCTACCACTAAACCTGAATCTATGGTTGGTGATATCGAAAAGGCATTAAGAGCCTAATTTCG comes from the Aquirhabdus parva genome and includes:
- the msrB gene encoding peptide-methionine (R)-S-oxide reductase MsrB, coding for MAIQKTEQEWKQELSPEDFHILREKGTEPAFTGIYWDNHAAGIYRCKACNVELFESTSKYDSGCGWPSFTRPFDEHVIDEHEDLSFGRVRTEVTCHNCGGHLGHVFPDGPQDQGGLRYCINSASIKLDEEK
- a CDS encoding glutathione peroxidase — encoded protein: MTTVYDFSAEKLEGGEQSLADYRGKVLLIVNTASKCGFTPQFEGLEHVFKEYQDRGLVVLGFPCNQFASQDPGSNTEIGEFCQRNYGVSFPMFAKVDVNGDDAHPLYKYLTKEAKGILGTEAVKWNFTKFLVGKDGNVIDRYASTTKPESMVGDIEKALRA